The Neodiprion lecontei isolate iyNeoLeco1 chromosome 6, iyNeoLeco1.1, whole genome shotgun sequence sequence CTGGCACAAAGCTTTACCAAATTACTGTAAGAACCCGTGGTCATACTCCCTTCTcgtatttattacaatttttttcatttttgagcTAAGTACGAATCAAACTGATTTCGAGCAAGGagacatttaaaaaaaattgatcgtcGTTTGGATATGGACAGCAAAAAAATCGACCCTGCGTCAAGGTCGACAAGACTCATATTGTTTTATCTCATTAGgtgatgagaaaatttgcGACGCAATCGTTATGCTCGTCGTTATTGTccaatgaaattcaaacgGACCGTTgacttcgatttttttcgaaagaaatttaaaactcACCCTGAACCATGTACTCTAAACGACGATGACCGGAAGACTTATTATGCCTATAAATTCGTAAACGACGTTCGTCTACACgtacgtttcaatttttcatacaataaaCACGAATAGGAAGAATTTGCAAAAGCGTAAATTTACCCTTGTAAGGCTTACCGTGCAAAGGTGTCGCTGCCAGTTTGTTCCAGAGAACGAATCCGAGGGGAAGAGAAGAGCGGGCTAGCGATGCTCTCGTGCGTTTACCGAAGACTAACGCTCGGACGCTCGCTCGCGGCATCCCCCGTACTTCGGGTTTATCGTCGCATGTGATCGAGCCTTTCAGTAGTAGAAATGCAAAGCTGGAAAAATGGCGGATGAACAGGTGAGTTCTCaatcaaaatatataaactGGCTGGCGCTACTATGCAATAAGTTGACAAATCGTTGCGATAAATACACGCGCCAGACGTCGAGTTGTTAATCGTTGGTAAAAGAGAACCGACCGCGGACCGTAATCGAAATGTTTTTTACACCGTAAATTGTGCGTAATTGATGAAACTCTGTCGACTGGTTTAGCCGGACGCAAGTCGAGCCCCAACCCAGTGCAGTGTCAATCAAAACATTGTATAGCAAAGCGTTAAAGGACCGTCGGTGACAACGCGTCGCGTGAGATACGGTATCGTTGCGATATTAACAGCGTTGAAATTCCTCTTTTAAACAATCAAACGATGTTTAATCGATAGAATCTTTTACGACCGAAAGGTGGCATATAATCCCTTTCAACGATCCTTGTGCTCTCCAGTCTGCAATCACCTTTTATTACACACTAATCAACAGAAGCTCGTCTGCACTTAAACGGCGGCCTATGCaatgtttgttttcttttgtttcaaaatattaccTACTATCGCTGGTGAACGTAAAACAGTCATAACCTAGAAACACCGTTTACGAagaagcgaaaattttcactaacCTTTGTCTAGAAGGGACAGAATTCGGTGTTTCGGCACAATCGGTACTAAATTTTATCGACTTTCAACAGAGCATACTGTTAGAGGAGCGATTTGTATCAAGTTGTTGTTCACAGTTTGTTTAGCGGCATTTTTTTGTCATGAAATGTTGATTGATAATTGCTCTTCTAGCTGAATTTACATTGTTCGTTTAAACTTGCGGGTATATCGTAATAAACTAGTTGTAACAATCaaagtaaatttaaattcaaatatattcgGAAAAAGCATAACAGGAATATAATGCATTTGTgacaaatttcacaatttatcacgtaaaaattattaatattttcacgttttcacTGAGGATAATTTAACCtgtatgtttattattatttctattcggCATGCATCAATGAGTACATTAGTAATTGGAGAATTGCTTTTTAACGTTTTTGTACTGAATTGTGTGTTCAATAATAAGCATTTTCCAGAATACATAAAATGGAAATGGGCCTGTGACCGCACAGTCTCCATGCCTGAATTGCACAGTCTAAAAATGTTAGTGAACTTATAAAAACCGAAGCCTGAAGGTTTGAATACTAGACACGTTGATAAACTACATAAATTTGAtatattaattaatgactGTTGATGTAGACAATAAACAAAAGTTGgggattttgaattggtgatgTTTACCTCTACCCGCCCCCATGCAACTGCTAAAGTATACTaaataacaatataaattaaCTAAAGATGACGATTTAATAAACGTCATTTATAAACACAAACAACCGACAACGAGTGAAAATATGATACTTTATCAAATTAACAAACGATCCAAGATTGCTTAAGATCATCATAAGAATGAATCACGTACAGGAAGTACGGCAGCTGGAGTTGCTGTGCAAACAGCTGTACGAGTCCCACGACTCGGGACATCGTGCAGAGGCAGAAAAGGCTTTAGTCGGTTTTCAAAACGCGCCCGATACCTTGACTAAGTGTCAGCTGCTCCTAGATCGCGGGGATTCAGCCTATGCTCAATTATTGGCTGCTACGACTCTGGCTAAATTGGTATCGCGACCGTCGCAGGGGCTCAGTTTGCAGCACAGACTGGACATACGTGAGTAGAGTGATAAATCATTTGAGGAAAAACCTATTTGACAAAATGACGGGCTTTGCTTTCAGGAAATTATGTTCTCAACTACTTGGCAACCCAACCCAAGCTACCTAATTTTGTTATACAAGCTCTGGTAACCCTGTTTGCCAGGATATCAAAGCTCGGATGGTTTGACTCTGATAAAGAGGAATATGTGTTTAGGAATGTTGTTACtgatattacaaaatttctcCAGGTTTGTtctattcataatttttacctTGGACTTGAACTACCGACTCATTCCTTTGGACTAAGTGAACTATTTGAATGTTTCATCATCTAGGGGTCAGTAGAGCATTGTATGATAGGAGTGCAGCTGCTTTCGCAGTTGACATGTGAAATGAATCAAATATCCGAAGTAGATGTGAATCGGTCATTTACAAAACATCGTAAAATAGCCAGCAGCTTCAGAGATTCTCAGCTATTTGAAATCTTCCGGCTCTCCTGCTCATTACTGAGCACTGCccgtgaaaattgtaaaagtttgaatttcagtGATGAAGCACAGGTacataaaaattgaacttaGCATTGACATCGTTTCTAGATTCAGTTTCTCTCTAATATTGAGTATTTTTCCTATCACAGCACGGTTTGATGACACAACTTCTAAGGCTTGCACAGAATTGCTTGACGTTCGATTTTATCGGAACATCAACCGACGAAAGTtccgatgatctttgtactgTTCAAATACCGACCAGTTGGAGGCCAGCGTTTTTAGATTTCACGACATTAAAGTTATTTTTTGATCTCTACCACAGTCTACCCAACACTTTATCTTCGCTGGCACTTTCGTGCCTGGTACAAATAGCATCGGTGAGAAGGAGTCTGTTCTCAAACACCGAGAGAGCCAAGTTCTTGACGCATCTGGTAAATGGAGTGAAgcatattttacaaaatccaCAGGGATTGAGTGACCCAGAAAACTATCACGAATTCTGTAGATTACTAGCCCGTTTGAAAAGCAACTATCAACTCGGAGAATTGGTAATGGTAGAGAACTACCCAGAAGCTATACAACTGATAGCTAAGTTTACCGTACAAAGCCTGCAAATGTGGCAATTCGCACCTAACAGTGTTCACTATCTTTTGAGTCTTTGGCAAAGAATGGTAGCTTCGGTACCTTATGTCAAAGCGACGGAACCTCACCTGCTAGAAACCTACACTCCAGAAGTCTCAAACGCTTACATCACCTCGAGATTAGAATCTGTAGCCGTAGTAGTAAGAGAAGGATTAGAGGATCCGCTCGATGATTTAGGAATGGTGCAGCAGCAGCTCGAGCAATTATCTGTAATCGGGAGATGTGAATACCAAAAGACCTGCACCCTTTTGGTCCAGTTGTTCGATCAAGCAGCAAGAACCTATCAAGAACTCATGGCTCAAACAGCTTCGCCTGCTCAACAGATTGAGATCACGATACAAGAGGGACAGCTCACGTGGCTTGTCTATATTATCGGTAAGATTCACATGAGTCAGGTATTAGTTGAAGGATTATCATACATATTTAGCACAGCTTAGCTTTACCTTGCTGTTGAATGCaattaatagtaataataatattaatatatcaaATTCAGCATCTCATCGTGTACAAATTGATCTCTTGATATACATGTTCCTGCAAAATCATTTGTCTATGAACGTGCTAGTACATAAACTCATAACAATGGTATAGGTAGTGCTATTGGAGGACGGGTGTCATTCCACAGTAACGATGAACATGACGCAATGGATGGAGAACTGGTATGCAGAGTTCTTCAGCTCATGAACTTGACCGATTCTAGACTGGCGCAGGGTGGCTGCGAAAAACTAGAGCTAGCTATGCTCAGTTTCTTTGAACAgtttagaaaaatatacgtaggTGATCAAGTAcagaaaaattccaaagtttaTAGAAGACTGTCAGATGTTTTGGGGCTTAATGACGAGGCCATGGTTCTTAGtgtattcattagaaaaatgtgaGTAGTTATCGCTCTgtgctttttcaattttccaacagAACACAGCGCTTATCTCTCCACGATATACTATTTTCGTTACAGAATAACAAATTTAAAGTACTGGGGACGAAgtgaacaaattatttctaagACCTTGCAGCTTCTTAACGACCTCTCGGTAGGATACAGTTGTGTAAGGAAACTGGTTAAATTAGAAGAGGTTCAATTTATGCTGAATAATCACACGGTAAGAATAAACTTTTTCATACCAATGAGCTTATTCTTCATGCTAGGTAAAAGCCACGGTAAAACATGCCTCATATGAACGACAAACACCCTTTGAATTATGTGGTCATCTTTTGCATTACTAATCTATTTTCCGTTACTTTTTCAGAGTgaacattttccatttttaggAAACAGTGTCGCTGTTTCTGAAATGCGATGTAGATCAATGTTTTACACTTCCCTTGGTAGATTGCTAATGGTCGATCTGGGAGAGGATGAAGAAAGGTTTCATACTTTCATGCTACCACTCACAGGTATCAGAATAATGTCAAAACATCTATATTAAGCTGTACAGTCCAGTCTATATTTCAATAGTGTTTTACTtccgaattaaaaattactgtaaaaaaaaaaaaactatcacaGCTGCACTTGAGAGCCTCGGTCGACTCATGGGTGCTGCAGACACTCCATTATTTGCTGCTGAGGAAGCCAAAAAGGCACTAATTGGGCTCGCCAGAGATCTTCGGGGTCTTGCTTATGCCTTCAACACAAAACCTTCGTACATGATGTTATTTGATTGGATGTATCCTTCTTTGCATTTCTACTCCATTATTGAACATCTTTGTTTAGTTTATGGTCATCCTTCTCACATTCTAATCCCTAACAGAAATGaaacttgatatttttctcaacgaaaATTCAGTTATCCGAATTACACACCAATATTACTACATGCAGTAGAGTTATGGCATCACGAACCACAAGTGACCACGCCGGTCCTGAAGCTGTTTGCTGAGTTAGTACAAAACAGAACCCAGCGACTACAGTTTGATGTATCGTCGCCAAATGGTATATTGCTTTTCCGTGAAGCTAGCAAAGTTATATGTAGTTACGGTAACCACATATTGAATGTCGAAGTACCAAAAGATCAGATTTACCCGTTGAAGCTCAAAGGAATAAGTATTTGCTTCAGTATGCTGAAAGCAGCTTTGTGTGGAAGTTACGTTAACTTCGGGGTGTTTAGATTGTACGGCGACGAAGCCCTTGACAATGCCCTCAATACATTCGTCAAACTATTACTTAGCATACCGCAAAGCGATTTGTTGGTGAGTATTTTATGAAACAATCTTATTTCTATGACCAAAAATGTTCAGTGATTCGAAACGATGTTATTGAAGATTTCTTGCTATGAAATCCAATGCCAAGACTGacgttattttaattattaaatttcacacctacgatttttcattccagGACTACCCTAAACTATCGGCTACATATTATGTGCTCCTCGAATGCCTAGCGCAGGATCATATGGCTTTTTTGTCAACACTGGAGCCCAGGGTATTCCTGTACATCTTATCATCGATCAGCGAAGGCCTTACGGCACTAGGTGCGCTAAAAGACTCCTACACAGGTCTGTGCGGCTGATCATACCTTATTGCTACTCTCTCTAAATCCTCGATGCCGTGAACTCATGGTGCTATCAATAAGAGTCTACCTTAGACAGGATTCCAGTCCTatttaataaaacttttatttattcaagagTTTTTGGCTAGGAGTATAAAGTAGATactaattattggaaaaatcgtTTGTCTAAAGCGTATGTCATGTGCTTTTGCATTGTCGCTTGGAATGTGGACTTGCATCTGGGTATTATAGTTGTTGGCAACaagcaataataattttgaccAAACAGGAAACATCAATTTCAAACGGATGCTTAAAGTCACTGCTCCATAATCGAttcaaacgaatgaaattaattacttTAAAACCGTTGGCACAGAGAGAGGATTGGAGCGTGTAGAAACTAGACCctttttatttcaccaaaaaatttatgaacacTGCTGCTTCGAGAAGCATTATTAAAATCTAACACTTAGAAATGCCatatattatttcttttaaaGCATTATATCTGTCACATTAATGTTAATCATATGTTATCAGTATACTGTGGAAtgagttgaagaaaattatcgTATATATTGCGAAAGAACACTGGGTCTAGCACATGTAGTCAGCCGCACAGCTGgaaatttcattaatatttttaatttacatgttttctccaattttgttattctttcttttttttttttatcctagTAGCCTCGACCACTAATTTACTAACGAAAAGAGCATGGAATAACCGTATCCAAGTTGACATGTTAAAAGTTTGCCTTTCCGTCTACGTaattcaatcgaaaaaataatttatatcatgGATTCCGCCTTTGTAGTCGGAAATTCAGGCTTTCAAAGAGAACGATCACAAGCATTGATTACAAAATTAAAGGGCTTATCTCAGTGAACGCTAATCGTTATACGGAGTTATAAATTTACCAATAAACTTTCACACGCGTATGCTATGGATCACCGAAAATTCTAATTATACTCTTTTCGTCCTGTATCTACACGAATAACaagtattttcattaattGGATTTTCGTTGTGACAAAATTGTTAAAGGTAGGTGCTTATATGCTTTGTGATCattgttttcattattttatcaaGGTATCAATTGTATCTTTTGATGCGTATGCCGCTAAACTATTTATCCGTTTATCACACTTGTCTGATAGAAGAGATTTGCTTGTGTTACAGACACTATGGTTTGCACTGGTTGCTGCGCAACGCTAGATCACATTGTGTCATACTTGTTCAAACAGCTGTATCAAAAAGGTAAGGGGAAACTTATTTGAAGGAAAATACAACTTGACACTCCAGCATAAACTTATTATTCAAGAGAATGAAGACAAATTTGCTTTTGTTGCCAATCACTGGCTTCTTCCAGTTAAACTCTCCGCAAATAGTTGTTCCGAAAATGCTTTTTTATTGTAGCCGGCGTTTACCCTGGGAAAAAAAGTGCCTCGGTACCAGGTGGGGGCGAATTGTTTTTACAAGTTTTGGAACAGCACCCCGGAATTCTTCAGCAAATACTGAGCACAGTATTGAACGTTATAATGTTTGAAGATTGTAGAAACCAATGGAGTATGTCCAGACCCCTCTTGGGTTTAATACTCTTAAACGAAGAGGTAAAAATACCTTtctataaaatttgtaaactaCCGTTTGCTCCTCTAGTGATGCCCTATTGGCTTTATATCATAGAAGAAGGTGAAAATCGTATACTTTGTTTTCAGTATTTCAACCAATTGCGACAGAACATAATTAGGAGTCAACCGGTTGACAAACAAGGTGCCATGGCGCAGTGGTTCGAAAACCTAATGGATGGTATCGAGAGAAATCTACTGACCAAAAATAGAGACAGGTGAATCTTTTGGTTTTCAGTGTTTGACGTATTTATAGAAAAAAGTCTGTAGTATGGATTCGACTCTTCTTATTTACATAACGCTTTTGTGACTTTTTGGTTCTCAGGTTTACACAGAATCTATCAATGTTCAGGAGAGATATAAACGACTTTCTCAAGGGTCCCAATATGTCTGCAAATTCAGTCAGTGATATGATGACTTCGTAGTGGCTCGGTCACCTAGGTTATGACCGgtgtgacaaaatttttacccGCCAAATGCTTGACTGTGCGTGTGTGTGAGTGTACCTATGAATTGTGATGGTATTTTCGTTttagatatatacataataagtATAGTAACGGTGTATTAATACTGCGATCTTACAATGGCTCTCTGCGAGTTGGCATCCTATTTAAATTCACgtctgaatttttaatttccggtCACTGAATGTAGCGTGCTGTTTTATCAAGCTCAGTGGTGggataataacaatactatAGACagatacatacacatatatccagtgaattttaatttcaagtaatCCGTTGTAATTGTTTCCACCTATCTCTTCTAATGCTATTTTGGTATTTAAATTCGGCGCgtaacgtaatttttttttttacacatccaTATCCATGGTTCGACAGGACATGTTAAAACAGTAGCTACCTTCTGTTTCTTCTAAGTATGTTTTATTACGTCGTCTGACAGATTGAATGAGTTATTTTTATGCTTCTAAACTACAGAAAATTGatcaaatcatttgaaatgtAAACGTACATGAATGTGGTGAGACAGTGatctaaattttataaatgtaaATTGACGTCTTTGACAATTGAGTAATAttctttgacttttttttttaactttgccTATAGTGCCTATGTACATTCAGCATTGCGTATAAACATTGTTTATATAAGCGCTGTTTTACCACCCGTAACTCAGTGACAGGGTGGCGACAGACTGAGATTAGTCATGGAATTTAGTAATTCGTGAAAAGTCggggaattttatttcagtaaaATTGGCGCTACCCTGAGTGATTACTAatcaaataaatcaataaCTTCTCTAAAACTGTTTGTGCgataaattgcaaaattattcGTTAAAGAAATGTAAAGTTTGATCACAAAGATAATAATACATAAATGCTAcgaaatattttggatgaaaaatttggataacCATATTGACTGCAGAAAAAATGTGAGATTTGGTTTTTAAATTCAGTGCACTTCGATAAAACAAGCGCTTTCAATGTATTTCATTACTTTAAAACGAATGTGTATTAGTTAGCTTGACATAGAAGCAGAGAGAATGGAATGAAAGAACGGATCGTATATTaatgacgaagaaaagaaactacTGAAATACGATTGAGAATACAGAGCCATGTGGCAGTCAACTCGTAGGTATGATTAAAGTAATATGGATGTTAATTGATGCATAGTTGGTATGCTTCCGTACATTGGAATGTGCTACTAGTTTTCGTCCTTTTTATTCCAATATAACATACATGCCCTATATCAAAGTTTTGTATTGGCCACAAAGAGTGTAGTGTAAGTGTGGACCGCGGCCTTAAAACCTGTTTGTGGCAATGCTGGAATAGTGTGCAGTGGCGGGTGATTCTGACAATGAGAGTTTGAGCATTAGGAGCCGGAGTTACACAAATTTACGTTCAGAACTTGATATGTAACGTTAACTGGACTACACAACGGACTATATACACAAAGTCAGTCTGCTGTGAACTTTGTGAATGATGTAAATGAAGATATCATTAAATAATATCGTGTAAGAGTGCATagtcgttattattattattattattactactactactactattactactattaatattattatgaacatattattgtaacaaacaacaaaaatatgaaaagaaatagatccttaaatatatatatatatatatatatatatatatatagtatgaaataaattgaacacAGTGTAGCCTGCAGCCACATACCTATACAAATATTACATACACACTTACATACGAGTATACGTGATACTACTAATTATACTTTCTTTTCGAAAGTATTATATCATTATTCGTATTCTCAGTTTTGCTTGCACAATTTAGGAGATTGATAAATCTCGCGAAGTCAAaaaaagcgaagaaaaaaaggaatataCTCATATATAGATATGAATATAACCTTCGACTTTTATTATCTATGTGTAATATACGAAATTCATAAACCTAGGTGTGACGATCGGATGTTATTCATCTTGTATTTTAAACGTGGTCGCGCCTCATTTTTTCTCCCAAGTAAAAGGATCTTAGTTACGCGACctttgattatatttttcgtaaatataacgataggaaaaattttatacacttttaccaaaatttaaattaatatattttgaaaaatatgaccGACATGTACACGTGTTTTACATTTCTtcgtatataaattattacgcGTTAGCTAAATTAATGATTGGACCGAAATATCAACGATTAATTTCGAAATAGTTTTATGCGCTAttaacattaaaaaaaaaaaacgtataagAATACTTTGATTCTATTTATTGGAAGGAAAAACACAGAATTCAAATTCTTGCGAATGTTAAATTCACACTTGgataaataatcaattcatCCATTTGGATTAGAATTATTTAATGTTGGAAGCAAACCAGTACTGTGAGGAGTTTCTTAGCTGCTATAGAGCTATGCGTTGTATTTTTCTCTATGATTGATACAAGTACAGAATCATTCTCCCATATTACATTAAATAATTTAGTTGCAACATGCAATAAAACacaataaatacatttttcatcacaTGTAGTAATGATTAGCAGAATTGAAACAGAATATGGAGTGATTAAATGACGCAGGGAATCCGATATTCTCTTCATATTTTCACGAATGCATCATGttgttaattaatttaccATTTAAACTTTTACTTGCCAAACAGACTAAGGAAAACGATTATTAAGTGGATTATTTGGTGCTGTGTAATTACAGTGAATATATTTCCTTccttatttcattattattattactattgtttttattactactactactactactactattattattatgattatcattattattattgtttacattttttagtgGTTTAAAATTTGTGATAACTTTGTCAAGACGTCACttgagaactttttttttacccaaataCATCGCGATATATCTTGTCGGTCAGTCTGTCTGAGATTGATTTTAGTTTTACTTACTCACTTTCTTCCTACAGATTCCACTATCCTATCTATTAACAGTTTCTTTgcgttaataaatatttcatatcGCCGAACTAATCGGGGCCGATTTTTCAAGTAGATATGcttcatttctttttaccaagtgaaaattgttttccagCGTTTCATATGGTTAACTTGCACGTAATAATTGAAGCATGTtactttcgatattttttttcaattaataaataataattgataaactGTGAGTCGGGACAGTGAGCAGGCATGTACATGATACACAATATAAATATGCACATAAGAGAAAATTTGGAAcgtttaaaataattgaaatattaatatataaatagataTCTGATAATCTTGGTTGTTACGGTTGTTGATGTTATAGCTTGTTTTtgaagtgagaaaaaatatttaaaaaataattatcatacgtcaattattatttacacgcaagttcaaaaaagaaaagaggaaatgaagattaaaaaaaagatgttatgTCGAATTATTGTTTGCATAATAATTTCCCTTATTTGAATCATACATAATTCGATATTTATAGAcgtaactaacaataagagtAACTACAAAAATGGTTCGTTCAATGTAACATATACTTTTTCACTGTCGAGATAGGACTCCAGAAATGATTTCTCGAAAATAGAAGGATACTATCCAATCGTATCATGATTCGGAAAGTCTGATAAATTGGATGGACCAATCACAGGTGTATTgtcgatatattttttaatccacGTAGCGTAGGCCGAAACctaaagaaaatcaaaaaatgataaaacaaagATTGCGATTATTCCCATAATCTCAGAGCAAATTGATGGATTGTCGTGGCGAAGAAAAGACGGTCACCTTTGTGAATATGGTGTAATAATTTGGGTCGCAAAAGCTGGTCCCTAAACGTCTCGGGCTGATCGAAACAACGCCGTGTATTTCCCAGCGCGTAG is a genomic window containing:
- the LOC107226759 gene encoding exportin-7 isoform X1; the protein is MNHVQEVRQLELLCKQLYESHDSGHRAEAEKALVGFQNAPDTLTKCQLLLDRGDSAYAQLLAATTLAKLVSRPSQGLSLQHRLDIRNYVLNYLATQPKLPNFVIQALVTLFARISKLGWFDSDKEEYVFRNVVTDITKFLQGSVEHCMIGVQLLSQLTCEMNQISEVDVNRSFTKHRKIASSFRDSQLFEIFRLSCSLLSTARENCKSLNFSDEAQHGLMTQLLRLAQNCLTFDFIGTSTDESSDDLCTVQIPTSWRPAFLDFTTLKLFFDLYHSLPNTLSSLALSCLVQIASVRRSLFSNTERAKFLTHLVNGVKHILQNPQGLSDPENYHEFCRLLARLKSNYQLGELVMVENYPEAIQLIAKFTVQSLQMWQFAPNSVHYLLSLWQRMVASVPYVKATEPHLLETYTPEVSNAYITSRLESVAVVVREGLEDPLDDLGMVQQQLEQLSVIGRCEYQKTCTLLVQLFDQAARTYQELMAQTASPAQQIEITIQEGQLTWLVYIIGIGSAIGGRVSFHSNDEHDAMDGELVCRVLQLMNLTDSRLAQGGCEKLELAMLSFFEQFRKIYVGDQVQKNSKVYRRLSDVLGLNDEAMVLSVFIRKIITNLKYWGRSEQIISKTLQLLNDLSVGYSCVRKLVKLEEVQFMLNNHTSEHFPFLGNSVAVSEMRCRSMFYTSLGRLLMVDLGEDEERFHTFMLPLTAALESLGRLMGAADTPLFAAEEAKKALIGLARDLRGLAYAFNTKPSYMMLFDWIYPNYTPILLHAVELWHHEPQVTTPVLKLFAELVQNRTQRLQFDVSSPNGILLFREASKVICSYGNHILNVEVPKDQIYPLKLKGISICFSMLKAALCGSYVNFGVFRLYGDEALDNALNTFVKLLLSIPQSDLLDYPKLSATYYVLLECLAQDHMAFLSTLEPRVFLYILSSISEGLTALGALKDSYTDTMVCTGCCATLDHIVSYLFKQLYQKAGVYPGKKSASVPGGGELFLQVLEQHPGILQQILSTVLNVIMFEDCRNQWSMSRPLLGLILLNEEYFNQLRQNIIRSQPVDKQGAMAQWFENLMDGIERNLLTKNRDRFTQNLSMFRRDINDFLKGPNMSANSVSDMMTS
- the LOC107226759 gene encoding exportin-7 isoform X4; amino-acid sequence: MNHVQEVRQLELLCKQLYESHDSGHRAEAEKALVGFQNAPDTLTKCQLLLDRGDSAYAQLLAATTLAKLVSRPSQGLSLQHRLDIRNYVLNYLATQPKLPNFVIQALVTLFARISKLGWFDSDKEEYVFRNVVTDITKFLQGSVEHCMIGVQLLSQLTCEMNQISEVDVNRSFTKHRKIASSFRDSQLFEIFRLSCSLLSTARENCKSLNFSDEAQHGLMTQLLRLAQNCLTFDFIGTSTDESSDDLCTVQIPTSWRPAFLDFTTLKLFFDLYHSLPNTLSSLALSCLVQIASVRRSLFSNTERAKFLTHLVNGVKHILQNPQGLSDPENYHEFCRLLARLKSNYQLGELVMVENYPEAIQLIAKFTVQSLQMWQFAPNSVHYLLSLWQRMVASVPYVKATEPHLLETYTPEVSNAYITSRLESVAVVVREGLEDPLDDLGMVQQQLEQLSVIGRCEYQKTCTLLVQLFDQAARTYQELMAQTASPAQQIEITIQEGQLTWLVYIIGIGSAIGGRVSFHSNDEHDAMDGELVCRVLQLMNLTDSRLAQGGCEKLELAMLSFFEQFRKIYVGDQVQKNSKVYRRLSDVLGLNDEAMVLSVFIRKIITNLKYWGRSEQIISKTLQLLNDLSVGYSCVRKLVKLEEVQFMLNNHTSEHFPFLGNSVAVSEMRCRSMFYTSLGRLLMVDLGEDEERFHTFMLPLTAALESLGRLMGAADTPLFAAEEAKKALIGLARDLRGLAYAFNTKPSYMMLFDWIYPNYTPILLHAVELWHHEPQVTTPVLKLFAELVQNRTQRLQFDVSSPNGILLFREASKVICSYGNHILNVEVPKDQIYPLKLKGISICFSMLKAALCGSYVNFGVFRLYGDEALDNALNTFVKLLLSIPQSDLLDYPKLSATYYVLLECLAQDHMAFLSTLEPRVFLYILSSISEGLTALDTMVCTGCCATLDHIVSYLFKQLYQKAGVYPGKKSASVPGGGELFLQVLEQHPGILQQILSTVLNVIMFEDCRNQWSMSRPLLGLILLNEEYFNQLRQNIIRSQPVDKQGAMAQWFENLMDGIERNLLTKNRDRFTQNLSMFRRDINDFLKGPNMSANSVSDMMTS